A single genomic interval of Helianthus annuus cultivar XRQ/B chromosome 13, HanXRQr2.0-SUNRISE, whole genome shotgun sequence harbors:
- the LOC110866745 gene encoding protein FAR1-RELATED SEQUENCE 5-like: MIWELGTLNLGPVKAFNIMRQRYGGFENVGATKDDCKNFRARIHSYIGEYDADMVINRLTDKKQFLVDYSFVHSVDENKRLTGLFWADGLCKHNYAEFGDVISFDATFKTNKYKMVFVPFTGIDNHCRNVTLGAGLLASESIESCKWLLQSFLDSFGKQPKVVVTDQDPAMKQSIEAVFDKSRHRLCMWHIMKKVADKVGHELCNNEDFKRRMCDIVWTDSIAPETFEREWKLIMIEFGLTENKWIDDMFGIRSSWIPAFYHHEPMSGLMRTTSRSESENHFFC, from the exons ATGATATGGGAGCTTGGTACATTGAATCTTGGGCCAGTGAAAGCCTTCAATATAATGAGACAAAGATACGGAGGTTTTGAAAATGTTGGCGCAACAAAAGACGACTGCAAGAATTTTAGAGCTAGGATACATAGCTATATAGgagagtatgatgcagatatggttATCAATAGGTTGACCGATAAAAAGCAGTTTCTGGTTGATTATTCATTTGTTCATTCAGTCGATGAAAACAAACGATTAACTGGCTTGTTCTGGGCTGATGGTTTGTGCAAACATAACTATGCTGAGTTTGGAGATGTCATATCGTTTGATGCTACATTCAAAACCAACAA GTATAAAATGGTTTTTGTACCCTTTACTGGTATTGATAACCACTGTCGGAATGTGACGCTTGGAGCCGGGTTGCTAGCATCCGAAAGCATTGAATCATGCAAATGGTTGTTACAATCATTTTTGGACTCATTTGGTAAGCAGCCGAAGGTGGTCGTTACTGATCAGGACCCCGCGATGAAACAATCTATCGAAGCAGTGTTCGATAAGAGTAGGCACAGATTAtgtatgtggcacataatgaagaAAGTTGCCGATAAG GTGGGACATGAGTTGTGTAACAACGAAGACTTCAAAAGACGTATGTGTGACATTGTATGGACTGATTCGATTGCGCCAGAAACGTTCGAGAGAGAATGGAAACTGATAATGATTGAATTCGGTCTAACCGAGAATAAATGGATTGACGATATGTTTGGCATAAGATCTTCGTGGATTCCAGCTTTCTATCATCATGAGCCTATGTCTGGGCTCATGCGGACCACCTCCAGATCAGAGAGCGAAAACCATTTTTTCTGTTAG